One Gossypium raimondii isolate GPD5lz chromosome 3, ASM2569854v1, whole genome shotgun sequence genomic window carries:
- the LOC105794438 gene encoding leucine-rich repeat extensin-like protein 6 produces MSIKTNHFHPLFLFLTISFLIATVAYPIDALESRKLDESTVPGDQGIKCTPSCVQSPPPPSPPPPCPPPPSPPALPPPTPKKSPSQYCPPPPSPPSFIYITGPPGNLYPIDQNFGAASRKFEVGLLALVSGLLVLLAF; encoded by the coding sequence ATGTCAATCAAAACCAACCATTTCCATCCTCTATTTCTATTTCTGACCATAAGCTTCCTAATCGCCACTGTTGCATACCCCATCGACGCTTTGGAATCAAGGAAGCTTGACGAGAGCACAGTACCAGGTGATCAAGGCATCAAGTGTACCCCATCATGCGTACAAAGTCCTCCACCACCGTCGCCGCCTCCACCATGCCCTCCACCACCATCACCGCCCGCTCTTCCGCCACCTACACCAAAAAAGTCGCCATCCCAATACTGTCCACCACCACCTAGTCCGCCTTCCTTTATCTACATAACTGGTCCACCGGGGAACCTGTACCCTATTGACCAAAATTTCGGTGCTGCAAGCCGCAAATTTGAGGTGGGGTTACTGGCTTTGGTCTCTGGATTATTGGTCCTTCTTGCTTTCTGA